The following coding sequences lie in one Phycicoccus duodecadis genomic window:
- a CDS encoding DUF262 domain-containing protein, translating into MIKSANQYPVHALLSAEGNVMYRVPTYQREYSWQKGQWEDLFEDLVEADGAHFLGTIITLDQTTDQLAGGVLEVIDGQQRLTTLTLLLLRCTRHCRIIPMLSTTMLVLTWRS; encoded by the coding sequence GTGATCAAGTCAGCGAACCAGTACCCGGTCCACGCCTTGCTCAGCGCTGAAGGCAACGTCATGTATCGCGTTCCCACGTACCAGCGCGAGTACTCGTGGCAGAAGGGGCAATGGGAGGACCTCTTCGAGGATCTGGTCGAAGCCGATGGGGCGCACTTCCTGGGGACGATCATCACGCTGGACCAGACGACGGACCAGCTCGCCGGCGGAGTCCTCGAGGTGATCGACGGCCAGCAACGCCTCACCACTCTGACCTTGCTGCTGCTGCGGTGCACTCGACATTGCAGGATCATTCCGATGCTCTCGACGACGATGCTCGTACTGACCTGGCGATCCTGA
- a CDS encoding DUF262 domain-containing protein: protein MHSTLQDHSDALDDDARTDLAILSRQLVRGNDKAPRLTPQTQGHNLTDYLAVLDDAGLPVTGSKAPYFPMRRMNKCFRYFKDAIAELAVERKTSVVQTATDIRKAAQSAILVKIEVVSHADAFVLFESLNNRGMPLTPVDLIKNHLLAESERRKIMAVDEAFASWNRILGHLGDSYVNQERFLRHYYNAFKGELPDIPRAPVATRADLIRIFEALFTDDLTARLDDLEAASRVYGRITRVIGDGEGGPDLSEALDRLMHAQGAQSYVLVVWAMVKHGALDLTESHITELVDLMTNFFVRRNLTGTPQTYSLPYLFMSIIEEASTVRGDDLLETVRRRVREVSVSDNDFRSRLSGPLYAENSDATRFILTRLAERQMTKETHVDLWAYDSGHYRWTIEHILPQGANLPSGWREMLGGSEEAATAQEAHVHRLGNLTITAYNSSLGNKTFEEKRDRRDSQGLAIGYRNGLSLNADLATRAEWTVAAIEERTGRLVDEAATLFPL, encoded by the coding sequence GTGCACTCGACATTGCAGGATCATTCCGATGCTCTCGACGACGATGCTCGTACTGACCTGGCGATCCTGAGTCGGCAGCTCGTCCGGGGCAACGACAAGGCACCCCGCTTGACCCCTCAGACACAGGGCCACAACCTGACCGACTACCTGGCGGTGCTCGACGACGCGGGCCTGCCCGTGACCGGCAGTAAAGCCCCCTACTTCCCGATGCGTCGGATGAACAAGTGCTTCCGCTACTTCAAGGACGCCATCGCGGAGCTGGCCGTGGAGCGGAAGACGTCGGTCGTCCAGACCGCCACCGACATCCGCAAGGCTGCCCAGTCGGCAATTCTCGTCAAGATCGAGGTGGTGAGCCATGCGGATGCTTTTGTCCTCTTCGAGTCGCTCAACAACCGCGGGATGCCCCTCACCCCGGTGGACCTGATCAAGAACCACCTGCTCGCCGAGTCGGAGCGCCGGAAGATCATGGCGGTCGACGAGGCCTTCGCATCGTGGAACCGGATCCTCGGCCATCTCGGCGACAGCTACGTGAACCAGGAGCGGTTCCTTCGCCACTACTACAACGCCTTCAAGGGCGAGCTGCCTGACATCCCTCGGGCGCCTGTGGCCACCAGGGCCGACCTCATCCGCATCTTCGAAGCCCTGTTCACGGACGATCTGACGGCCCGGCTCGACGATCTGGAGGCTGCGAGTCGGGTGTACGGGCGGATCACCCGGGTGATCGGCGACGGCGAAGGTGGGCCTGACCTGTCCGAGGCGCTGGATCGGCTCATGCATGCGCAGGGGGCACAGTCCTACGTCCTTGTGGTGTGGGCCATGGTGAAGCACGGGGCACTGGATCTCACCGAGAGCCACATCACCGAGCTCGTGGACCTGATGACCAACTTCTTCGTCCGCCGCAATCTCACGGGGACTCCGCAGACGTACTCCCTCCCGTACCTCTTCATGTCGATCATCGAGGAGGCTTCCACCGTGCGCGGTGACGACCTGCTCGAGACGGTCCGGCGCCGTGTGCGAGAGGTATCGGTGTCGGACAACGACTTCCGGTCACGCCTCAGTGGCCCCCTCTACGCCGAGAACAGCGACGCGACCAGGTTCATCCTGACCCGCCTGGCCGAGAGGCAGATGACCAAGGAGACACACGTCGACCTGTGGGCGTACGACTCAGGCCACTACCGGTGGACGATCGAGCACATCTTGCCGCAGGGGGCCAATCTTCCTTCGGGGTGGCGAGAGATGCTGGGCGGCAGCGAAGAAGCCGCAACTGCACAGGAAGCACACGTCCACCGTCTGGGAAACCTGACGATCACCGCCTACAACAGCAGCCTGGGTAACAAGACGTTCGAGGAGAAGCGCGACCGTCGCGATTCTCAGGGGCTTGCCATCGGATACCGCAACGGGCTGTCCCTGAACGCGGACCTCGCGACCCGGGCGGAGTGGACCGTCGCAGCGATCGAGGAGAGGACCGGCAGGCTCGTCGACGAGGCCGCAACGCTGTTTCCGCTCTAG